CGCGGATCGGCGGCACCGCCTGCACCAGCGGCAGCAGTTGCGTGACGTCGTTGCGGTTGCCGCCGGTGAGCAGCACCGCGAGGGGAACACCGCCGGCGTCGGTGATCAGATGGTGTTTGGAGCCCGGCCGGCCGCGGTCTACCGGACTCCGGCCGGTTTTGGGCCACCCTTGAGCGCTCGGATATGGCTGGCGTCGACCACGGCCCTCGACAGGTCGAGCTTGCCCGCGGCACGCAGCTCGGCCAGCAGGACCTCGTGCAGCCGTTGCCAGACGCCGGCGTTGTTCCAGTCGCGCAGCCGTCGCCAGCAGGTCATACCGCAGCCGAAGCCGAGCTCGCGGGGCAGCCATTCCCAGCGGATGCCGGTGTAGAGAACGAACAGGATGCCGCACAACACCTTGCGGTCATCGACCGGTCGACGACCAGGACCCGACCGCGGCCGCTGCTTCGGAATCAGCGGCTCGACCCGGGTCCAGAGGTCGTCGTCGACCAGCCACGGTTGCGGGTCGCGCTTCCTCATGTCACCGACAACGACCACACCGAAGATCAGGTCATACCGATACACCCGATTGAGTTAGGAGTTCTTAGCGGCATCCCAGGCCGCTCTCCATTGCGGCCAACCACTCGCCCATACTCGTCCCCGTACGCGGCTCAGCTTCAGCGGCATCCCAAGGCCGCTCTCCATTGCGGCTCGTTGAGGAAGGCCAGGATCTGCGAGACCGGCAGCTTCAGCGGCATCCCAACGCCGCTCTCCATTGCGGCCTGGCCCGGTGGCGGTCTTGGCGCAAGCGCTGCGGCGCCTAAGCGGCGTCCCTACGCCGCTCTCCATTACGGCAGGTTGTTGCCGATGCGGCGCAGCTCGTCGACGGCGGCTTCAGCGGCATCCCTACGCCGTTCTCCATTGCGGCTCAGCACCACGTCGGAGCGGCTTCCCGCCTGTTGGTGGGCTTCAGCGGTGTCCCTATGCCGCTCTCCATTGCGGCCATGCCTCGGTGGTCTGCCGTTCGGCGTCGCGTTCGCTTCAGCCGCATCCCTATGCCGTTCTCCATTGCGGCGTGGCGGCTGCCCGCCGGGAGCCCGGCGCGGTGTTTGGCTTCAGCGGCGGCCCTACGCCGTCACCATTGCGGCTCCTCACAGTGGGGCGGTCCTGAAAGGCGAGATCCGGCGTGCTTCAGCGGCATCCCTACGCCGCTCTCCATTGCGGCTCGAACAGGGCCGGGGCCTCGTACCCGCGGGGGAGCTTCAGCGGCAGCCCTACGCCGCTCTCTATTGCGGCGCGGCTGGCCCGCCCGTCGGCATCGTGCTGTCCAAGCTTCAGCGGCAGCCCTACGCCGCTCACCATTGCGGCACCAATAGCCGGGGGTTGTCGCGCCGGATCATTGTGCCTCAGCGGCTGTCCCTATGCTGCTCACCATTGCGGCGCTCACCAGGCCGGCAGGTTTACAATCGTCTGGATTTCGCGGCATCCCTACGCCGCCCTCCATTGCGGCCGCGAGGGCGCCATCATCATCCTGGCCGGGATGGTTCAGGCTTCAGCGGCATCCCCACGCCGCTCTCCATTGCGGCCGGCGCCTCGCGGCGTCACCGCCGGCCACGCAGGTCAGTCCAGGCTTCAGCGGCTTCTTGCGCCGCTCTCCGCGGCCAGCGAGACTGCGGAGAGCGGGCTACCTGGGCATGCTGAGGACTCACCGGCCGCTTGGGGCCGGTCTCCACTACGGGGCTAGGAACTGTTTCTGGTTCCTGTCGGTCCTTTCGGTGTCCGCCGTGGCGTCCCATGCGGCGCCGAGGGACGCCAGTTGGTCGGCGTACTCGATGCGGGTAGCCCAGTGAGCGGGCCAGATCTCGGCGCCGCCGGTGGCTCCGAGGAATGCTCCGGTGAGGCAGGCGATGGAGTCGCTGTCGCCGGAGCTGGTGGCCGCGCGGGCGAGGGCGGTGACCGGGTTGTCCGGGAACAGCAGCGCGCAGTACAGGCCGGTGGCGAGGGCTTCCTCGGCGATCCAGGCGGCGCCGGTCGCGGCGCACGGGTCAGCGCCGCGGTCGGGGTCGATCAGGGCCTCGCTGAGCCGGTCGACGGCTGCTGCGCATTCGTCCCAGCCCGCGGCGATGAACGCCTCGGGGGTGCTGGCCCGGGCCACCGACCACAGGTCACCGAGCCAGTCGTGGTGGTAGCGGCGGCGTTGGCTGGCGCAGTGGTCGCGCAGCGTGGCGGGCAGCGTGTCCAGGTCGGCGCCGTCGCGGAGCAGCCGGACGGCGTAGGCGGTCAGTTCGGCGGCGGTCAGGCCGGTGGGGTGCCCGTGGGTCAGCGCGGCTTGCAGCTGCGCGATCCCGGCGAGGATGTCGAGGTCGAGGCCGGGGATGAGTCCGACCGGGGTGACGCGCATGTTCGCGCCGCAGCCTTTGGAGGTGATTACGGTGGCGTGCTGCCACCGGCCCGGCTGGGCCAGTCGGGAACAGGCCGCCATGCATGTGCCGCCTGGGGCCCGGTTGTTGTCCGGGCTGCGCCACCAGGCGACGAACCGGGCCCGCAGCCTCGGCTCCAGCTCGTCCGGGGTCAGCGCGGCGTCGTCGTGCAGTGCGTGAGCGACGGCGAGCGCCATCTGGGTGTCGTCGGTGACCAGGGCGGGGTCGCCTTCCAGGTCGCGGGGCCCGCCGGGCCCATACCGGGCGATGATCTGCTCGACGGTCTGGAATTCGGTGGGTTTGCCGAGGGCGTCGCCGTAGGCGAGGCCGAACAGCGATCCGGTGGCGTGCTGCATGGCGGTACTCCTGTCGAAGGTGGAGGGCGGCCCCACGTCAGCGGCTGTCTTCAGCGGCGGGTGGGCCGGGCGGGATGGTTCAGGCGATACCGGCGACGGCGTCGAGCAGCTGCTGCGCGCGGGCGAACGCGATCTTCTTGTGGCCGTAGCTGGGCCAGCGGGCGTGCATGACCTCGTGCGCGATGACGGTTTCGGCGTCGCCGCGGGTCGGCAGCAGCCGCGGGCTGAGGTAGATCAGCGGGACCGGCCAGCGGGCACCGGCGGGGCCGGTGTAGGCGTCACCGGCGCACCAGCGGCCGACGGTGCGGCCGGTCCGGCGGTGGTAGGAGCGCGGGTCGAGGACGACGTCCACCGTGATCCCGGCCGCCGCGGCGTAGGCGTGGGTGCGGGTGAGTAGCCACCACAGGTCGGCGCGGGCGGCGCTGTCGGCCTGGTCGAGGTGGTGGTGCAGCAGGCTCTGGCGGTGCTGCACGAGGGCGCTCATGGCTGCCCCTGCCCGCGGGCGGCCAATAGCTCGTCGAGGGCGTCGAGCGGTACGCGCAGCAGTTCCGCGAGTTGTTCGCGGCGCTGGGGGTCGAGCTGTGCCTGACCGGATTCGAGTTGGCTGTAGCGGGCCTGGGTGATGCCCAGGTGCGCGGCGACCTGTCCTTGGGTGAGGTTGCGCAGCGCCCGTAACAGTTCCACCGTCATCGGCGCTTCGGGGTCGAGCAGCTCGGCCGCGTCGACGCCGAGGGCCGCGGCCAGGGCGTGCAGTGCCTTCGCTGCCGGGCGGCGGGTTCCTCCCTCATAGGCGACGATCTTGAGTCGTTCCCGGGTCACCGCGCTGTCCGACGCCGCCGCGGCGAGGCTGCGGGCCAGCTGTTCCTGGCTCAGTCGGCGCTCGCGGCGCAGCGTGCGCAGCCGTTCGGCGCTGAATGCCTCGATCACGTGGCGGGCCCGGGTCATGGCTACCTCTCGTCGGTGCTGGTGACGGGCTGGCGCTCGGGCGGCGTTACGCCGCCTCGGGCAGCTCGTCCAGCTGGTACTGCACGGCCTGCATGAGCACTACCCGGTTGAACCGGTCCGGTGCCCAGCCGCGCTTGGCGGCGGCCGGGCCGTGCAGCGCGTCGCGGATCGCCGCGGCCAGGTTGCGGGCGGCCAGCTCCGGCGTCTCCCCGATGCCGAACAGACCCTTGTGGAAGCTGCGGTCGGTGCCCGTCGCCACCCATCCCAGGCCCTCGATCTGTGCGGGGGCGAGCGTGTACGCGGCGACGTAGGTGTCCTTGGTGACCTTCATGTCAGTCCTCCTGTCTACGGCTCCACCGCCGTTCTTATATCAAGGTAACGTTAGCTTGATATAAGCACAAGGGGTTATGCGTACCGGCCCGTCCAGGAGTCCTCGTCGAGCGCGTCGAGGGCGAGCTCTTCGGCGGCGTCCAGACGGGCGCCGACGAAGGTGTCCCACGCGGCGAGGACATCGACCGCGGCGCCGGTCGCGGGACGGATCCGGGCCCGTTGGCCGCTGCGCAGCTGCATGACGAGCTCGCCGCTGTCGGTGCGCACGTCGGCGAGCTGCAGGGCGCGCCGCGGGCATTGGTTGAGGGCGAAGACCGTGGTGCCGTCCTCGCCGGTGACCGGTGCGGACAACGGTCGCAGCCATAGACAGTCGGCGTCGTCGGTGTCCAGGCGCCAGGCGCGGGCCAGCGGCGCGGCGAAGGTGATCTCGCCGCCGGGGTCGGAGACCACCAGTTCCGCGTCGGTGTCGAGCAGCTGCTGCAGGGTGCGGTGCCAGTCAGGGTTCATGGAGTGCTCCCGGTGGGTCGAGGTGGACAGAGCCGTCAGGTGACGACCTGGTCGATGGGGCGTCCGCGCAGCTCGGTGATGCCGCGGTCGGTCAGCAGCTTGAGGATTTGGGCGCGTTCGCCGGGCCCGGAGCAGACGATGCGGCTGGGCGCCTCGGCGCCGAGCAGGTCGAGGCCGTCGCGGAACATCACCTCGTTGTTGCTGGCGCCGAAGGTGGCGACCTTCATCGGGTCGCGGGTCAGGGAGCCGGAGTAGTGCTGGTTGGCCGGGTTGATGGCGCCGAGGTGGTCGCCGTTGTAGCCGTACCAGTCGGCGCGGCGGATCAGCACGTGCGGGTCGTCCCAGACCAGGGCCGGCCCGCTGGGGGCCTTGCCGGAGACGCGCAGGAAGACGCTGTTGGCGCCGCCGGACTTCTTGTCGGCGGCCTCGCTCATCCCGATTCCGGTGGCGGTGCCCATGGTGGCGCGTCGTTCGGTGCTGGCCAGCACGCCGGTGGATAGCATCTGGGTCAGGCCGCCGCCGCCGAGGCGGTGGACCAGCTTCTTGCCCTTGAACGCCTGCGCGACACCGTCCGCGTTGCCGCCCACGTCGAAGCGCGACCAGGTCAGCCAGCCGCCGCTGCGCTGCGGGGTCGGGTCGTAGCCGGCGCTGGCGGCCAGGGCGGCGCCGTCGGTGTGGCCGGTGGCCTGGGCGACGGCGTCGCGCACGGCGGTGACCTTCTTCGGCAGCACCCGGGCGGCGGCCTCCAGTTGCAGACCGCGGGCCATCGCGGCCAGCTCGGTGTCGCTCTTGCCGACGGCCTCGTGGGCGTGGCTGTAGTACAGCTCCTGCAGCACCAGGTCGTGCAGCTGGGCGGAGTCGGCCAGCGCGCCGGCCACGGCCGGGTTGCTGGCCAGGCCCTGGGCGGTGATGTTGGCCTGCAGGTAGCTCCACTCCCCTTCGCCGGCGGTCATCGGCCGGTTCACCAGGTGCAGCTGGCCGAGCCGGTCGACGAGCTCGGCCGCGTGCCCGGCGCCGGGCGGGGCGATGACCTCGAGTTTGCCGCGCAGGCTGTAGTCGGTGTTCTTCGGGTCGTTGGCCGCGTACGGGCGGTAGACGGCCTGGTAGCCGTCGCCGAGGTCGATGGCGTACTCGGTGCCGTCGGCCTTGCTGCGCGCGGTGCCGTCCCAGCTCGCGGTGCCGGTGGCCGGGTCGATGCTGGCGTTGATCCGAGTGGCCTTGCGCGAGGTGATCGCGAGGCCGTCGCTGGTCTGGCCGGGCACCGGGACCATGGTGGTCACGGTGGCCACGCCGTGGTGCAGGTACGGCTCCACCATGGGAATCTTGCCGCCCTCGGTGTAGCCGGCGTTGACCGTCCCGTCGACCCGGTCGCGGATCGCGGCCAGGTGCTGGCCGTAGTGCGCCGCCATGGCCTTCTCGTCCGCGGTGGCGCCGGGGTCGTTCTGGACTGCGGCGACGGCCTGCTCCGCGGCGGTCAGGTACCCGACGACGTGCTCCGGGATCGCCTCGCCGTTCTTGAGCCGGTGGTTGACGCTCTTGGCGGCCTTGGCGACCTGTTCGTGCAGCTGCTGCTGCTCGTCGACGGGCAGCCGGCCGTTGACCTGCTGTTGGACCTGCGTGGCGACCATTTCGGTCGAGCCGTCGGCGAGCGCCTCGAGCAGTTTCGCCTCGGCGGCCTCGTCGACCGTGGCCAGCAGCACCTCGCGCGGCCCGTCCGGGCTGTCGTAGGCGATGACGGTGGCGGCGGAGTCGACGAGGTCGGCGCCGCCGACCAGCGCCGGCACGCCGGTGGCCAGCCCCACCGGCACCTCGTCGGGCACCGGCAGCAGCGGCTCGTCACGCGCGGGTGTCTGCTCCGGGTCCTCGTCCGCCGCCGGCGGTGGCGTCGCCTCGCCGGCGGGCTGCTCGGGCGATGGTTCTGCCTCGACGTCCGCGCCGGGGTCGCCAGCGGCGGCCGTCTCGGTGGCCGCGGCGAGCTCGGTGACCGGTTCGTGGCCCATGACCGTGTCGATGGCGCCCATCAGCTCGTCGAGGAAGTCGCTGACCTGCGGCGGCAACGGGCCCGCCGCGGCCGCCGTGGTGGTGGCGGCCGCGGTGGTGGTGGCCGCGGTGGTGGTGGTGTCGGGTGCGGGCGCCGCCGTGGGTGCGACGGCGTAGGACTGGTGGCTGCTCTTGCCGCCGGTTCCCACTATTGGCCTCCCTTGAGCAGTGTGCTGGCGCCGGGCAGCTTGAGCTCGCCGCC
The DNA window shown above is from Krasilnikovia cinnamomea and carries:
- a CDS encoding IS5 family transposase (programmed frameshift); its protein translation is MRKRDPQPWLVDDDLWTRVEPLIPKQRPRSGPGRRPVDDRKVLCGILFVLYTGIRWEWLPRELGFGCGMTCWRRLRDWNNAGVWQRLHEVLLAELRAAGKLDLSRAVVDASHIRALKGGPKTGRSPVDRGRPGSKHHLITDAGGVPLAVLLTGGNRNDVTQLLPLVQAVPPIRGKRGRPRQRAPKVYADRGYDHDKYRAQVRELGVTPVIARRGTAHGSGLGKFRWVVEQTFALLHWFRRLRIRWEIRDDIHEALLKLGCALICWRRLRTTKS
- a CDS encoding helix-turn-helix domain-containing protein, producing MTRARHVIEAFSAERLRTLRRERRLSQEQLARSLAAAASDSAVTRERLKIVAYEGGTRRPAAKALHALAAALGVDAAELLDPEAPMTVELLRALRNLTQGQVAAHLGITQARYSQLESGQAQLDPQRREQLAELLRVPLDALDELLAARGQGQP
- a CDS encoding ADP-ribosylglycohydrolase family protein, producing MQHATGSLFGLAYGDALGKPTEFQTVEQIIARYGPGGPRDLEGDPALVTDDTQMALAVAHALHDDAALTPDELEPRLRARFVAWWRSPDNNRAPGGTCMAACSRLAQPGRWQHATVITSKGCGANMRVTPVGLIPGLDLDILAGIAQLQAALTHGHPTGLTAAELTAYAVRLLRDGADLDTLPATLRDHCASQRRRYHHDWLGDLWSVARASTPEAFIAAGWDECAAAVDRLSEALIDPDRGADPCAATGAAWIAEEALATGLYCALLFPDNPVTALARAATSSGDSDSIACLTGAFLGATGGAEIWPAHWATRIEYADQLASLGAAWDATADTERTDRNQKQFLAP